Proteins encoded within one genomic window of Polaribacter sp. NJDZ03:
- the nth gene encoding endonuclease III encodes MTKQEKVQFVIDTLEEKYPEIPIPLDHKDPYTLLIAVLLSAQCTDVRVNKITPLLFAKADNPFDMVKMTVEEIKEIIRPCGLSPMKSKGIHGLSHILIDKYNGEVPQSFEGLEELPAVGHKTASVVMSQAFGVPAFPVDTHILRLMYRWNLSNGKSVAQTEKDAKRLFPRELWNDLHLQIIWYGREYSPARGWDLDKDIITSTVGRKTVLDEYHKKN; translated from the coding sequence ATGACCAAACAAGAAAAAGTACAATTTGTAATTGATACACTTGAAGAAAAATATCCGGAAATACCTATTCCTTTAGATCATAAAGACCCGTATACCTTATTAATTGCTGTTTTACTTTCTGCACAATGTACAGATGTAAGAGTAAATAAAATTACGCCTTTATTGTTCGCTAAAGCGGATAATCCTTTTGATATGGTAAAAATGACCGTAGAAGAAATTAAAGAAATTATTCGTCCTTGTGGTTTATCGCCAATGAAAAGTAAAGGAATACATGGTTTATCTCATATTTTAATTGATAAATACAATGGTGAAGTTCCTCAAAGTTTTGAAGGTTTAGAAGAATTACCTGCTGTGGGCCATAAAACGGCAAGTGTAGTTATGAGTCAGGCTTTTGGTGTCCCCGCTTTTCCAGTAGATACTCATATTTTAAGATTGATGTACCGCTGGAATTTAAGCAACGGAAAGAGTGTTGCACAAACAGAAAAAGATGCAAAACGTTTATTTCCTAGAGAATTATGGAACGATTTACATTTGCAAATTATTTGGTACGGACGAGAATATTCTCCGGCACGTGGTTGGGATTTAGACAAAGATATTATTACAAGTACTGTTGGTAGAAAAACCGTTTTAGACGAATATCATAAAAAAAATTAG
- a CDS encoding carboxypeptidase-like regulatory domain-containing protein — translation MTILKGTVNDKDKQPIEKVSIKYNNVGTTTDKNGNYSMRIPYKEEITLVFSHLAYRTFTKNYIGNSRNGVRYSVILSSKTEELKEIVIKDNVRNAQGIQKIDVAVVKNVIGPNAGVENVLMTLPGVSNNNELSTQYNVRGGNFDENLVYVNGIEIYRPFLIRSGQQEGLSFINSNMVQNINFSAGGFQAKYGDKLSSVLDITYKKPTETATTIDASLLGASVTFEGNFLNKKLSTITGVRYRDNSLFVNSKQIETNFRPQFTDVQTYLSYEFSEKFTLNFLGNFSLNDYNYQPISRRTRFGTVADPLELIVFYSGQEQDKYLTMFGAFSADYKVNEDFTLTATASRYNTQEEEHFDIAAAYNLGEVDANIGSENFGEVDFSQGIGSQLNHARNDLDALITNLQIKGTIKKDDIQWNFGAKYQKEDIRDRIREWEMIDSLGFSIRPPHHTSNKQPYQPFEGEITPYQNIRKDNNVAINRLSAFVQFNQRSFWNEHEVFYNLGLRAQGWSVTGNGIESKNQTIISPRGQFAIKPNWDKDMLFRISGGWYSQPPSYRELRDFNGDINVDVKAQKSIHLVTGMDYSFDMWDRPFKLTTELYYKDLSDVNAYSIDNVRIRYRADNVTKAYATGLDVRLNGEFVPGSESWVSLGYLKTEENIDNRGYIARPSDQRIKFGILFQDYVPNLPNLKAYLNLVYNTGVPGGSPSYADVYQYQSRLRDYKRADLGVSYIFVDANKQYETGWLSKFKELSAGLELFNMFDIQNSITNTWVRDVYSKTQFGIPNYMTARVLNFKVGMKF, via the coding sequence ATGACAATTCTTAAAGGAACTGTTAATGATAAGGACAAACAACCTATAGAAAAAGTTTCCATAAAGTACAACAACGTTGGTACCACCACAGATAAAAATGGAAACTACTCGATGAGAATTCCATATAAAGAAGAAATTACATTAGTTTTTAGCCATTTAGCTTATAGAACTTTTACTAAAAATTATATTGGAAACAGCAGAAATGGTGTCCGTTACTCCGTTATTCTTTCTTCAAAAACAGAAGAATTAAAAGAAATTGTAATTAAAGACAACGTAAGAAATGCCCAAGGTATACAGAAGATTGATGTTGCTGTTGTTAAAAATGTAATTGGACCTAATGCGGGTGTAGAAAACGTATTAATGACTTTACCTGGTGTTAGTAATAACAACGAATTAAGTACGCAATACAATGTTAGAGGTGGTAATTTTGATGAAAACTTGGTCTATGTAAACGGAATTGAAATTTACAGACCTTTTTTAATTAGATCTGGTCAGCAAGAAGGCTTAAGTTTTATCAACTCGAATATGGTGCAGAATATTAATTTTTCTGCTGGTGGATTTCAAGCAAAATACGGTGATAAATTATCATCTGTTTTAGATATTACCTACAAAAAACCTACAGAAACGGCTACTACAATAGATGCAAGTCTGCTAGGTGCAAGCGTTACTTTTGAGGGAAATTTTCTAAATAAAAAACTAAGCACCATTACAGGTGTTAGATATAGAGACAATAGCTTATTTGTAAATAGTAAACAAATTGAAACTAATTTTAGACCACAATTTACAGACGTACAAACCTATTTATCTTATGAATTTTCAGAAAAATTTACATTAAACTTTCTAGGGAATTTTTCTTTAAACGATTATAATTATCAACCGATATCTAGAAGAACACGTTTTGGTACGGTTGCAGATCCGTTAGAATTAATCGTTTTTTATTCAGGGCAAGAGCAAGATAAATATTTAACGATGTTTGGTGCTTTTTCTGCGGATTATAAGGTGAATGAAGATTTTACATTAACAGCAACCGCATCTAGATACAACACACAAGAAGAAGAACATTTTGATATTGCTGCAGCATATAATTTAGGTGAAGTTGATGCCAATATTGGATCAGAAAATTTTGGTGAAGTAGATTTCTCTCAAGGAATTGGTTCTCAATTAAATCATGCCCGTAACGATTTAGATGCCTTAATTACCAATCTTCAAATAAAAGGAACGATCAAGAAAGATGATATACAATGGAATTTTGGTGCTAAATATCAAAAAGAAGATATTAGAGACCGAATTAGAGAATGGGAAATGATCGATTCGTTAGGTTTTTCTATAAGACCTCCTCATCACACTTCTAACAAACAACCTTACCAACCTTTTGAAGGTGAAATAACGCCATATCAAAACATCAGAAAAGATAATAATGTTGCCATTAATAGACTCTCTGCCTTTGTTCAATTTAACCAACGTTCTTTTTGGAACGAGCATGAAGTTTTTTACAACTTAGGACTTAGAGCTCAAGGTTGGTCTGTTACAGGAAACGGTATCGAATCTAAAAACCAGACCATTATTAGTCCTAGAGGTCAATTTGCTATCAAACCAAATTGGGACAAAGACATGTTGTTTCGAATTTCTGGTGGATGGTATTCTCAACCACCTTCTTACAGAGAGTTAAGAGATTTTAATGGTGATATTAATGTAGATGTAAAAGCGCAAAAATCGATTCACTTAGTTACAGGAATGGATTATAGTTTTGATATGTGGGACAGACCATTTAAACTAACCACAGAATTGTATTACAAAGATTTATCTGATGTAAACGCTTACTCTATTGACAATGTTAGAATTCGTTATAGAGCAGACAATGTTACAAAAGCGTATGCAACCGGATTGGATGTTCGCTTAAATGGTGAATTTGTTCCTGGTAGCGAAAGCTGGGTAAGCTTAGGGTATTTAAAAACCGAAGAAAATATAGATAATAGAGGTTATATTGCAAGACCTTCTGACCAACGTATCAAATTCGGAATTCTTTTTCAAGATTATGTTCCTAATTTACCAAACCTAAAAGCATACTTAAACTTGGTGTACAATACAGGTGTTCCGGGAGGTTCTCCTTCTTATGCAGATGTATACCAATATCAAAGTCGTTTAAGAGATTATAAACGAGCAGATTTAGGAGTTTCTTATATTTTTGTAGATGCGAATAAACAATATGAAACGGGTTGGTTGTCTAAATTTAAAGAATTATCCGCAGGTTTAGAGCTTTTTAATATGTTTGATATTCAAAACTCAATTACCAACACTTGGGTAAGAGATGTATACTCTAAAACACAATTCGGCATACCAAATTATATGACAGCTAGAGTTTTAAACTTTAAGGTTGGCATGAAATTTTAA
- the bcp gene encoding thioredoxin-dependent thiol peroxidase, producing the protein MTSLKIGDNAPQFEAKDNAGNTIKLSDYAGKKLVLFFYPKASTPGCTNEACDLRDNYQSFLAKGYDVLGVSADSEKRQQNFINKNELPFPLLADEDKAVIEAFNVWGPKKFMGKEYDGIHRTTFVIDEKGVIEDIILKVKTKAHAAQILD; encoded by the coding sequence ATGACATCACTAAAAATAGGAGATAATGCTCCACAGTTTGAAGCAAAAGACAATGCTGGAAACACCATTAAGCTTTCTGATTATGCAGGTAAAAAGCTAGTATTATTCTTTTACCCAAAAGCAAGTACACCAGGTTGTACTAATGAGGCGTGTGATTTACGCGACAACTATCAATCTTTTTTAGCAAAAGGATATGATGTTTTAGGCGTAAGTGCAGATTCAGAAAAAAGACAGCAAAATTTTATCAATAAAAACGAATTGCCTTTTCCGCTTTTAGCGGATGAAGATAAAGCTGTAATTGAAGCTTTTAATGTTTGGGGGCCAAAGAAGTTTATGGGGAAAGAATATGATGGAATTCACAGAACAACTTTCGTAATAGATGAAAAAGGAGTAATTGAAGATATTATATTAAAAGTGAAAACAAAAGCACACGCTGCTCAGATTTTAGATTAA
- a CDS encoding SDR family oxidoreductase has protein sequence MENILVAGANGSTGKKIVNLLQKSQYFNPIAMVRKESQKKQFEDENVTTILADLEKDVSFTTENIDKIIFAAGSGGKKVVAVDQEGAKKLIDAGKHTKVKKFVMLSSMGADNPESSDTLKDYLKAKQNADTYLRESNMPYSIVRPGALNNEKGKGKIELSSKLNKSGEISRDDVAQTLVHALHDTAAVNNTFEIIAGEILIGEAIPSA, from the coding sequence ATGGAAAATATATTAGTAGCAGGTGCAAATGGTAGCACAGGAAAAAAGATAGTAAACTTATTACAAAAATCACAATATTTTAATCCAATTGCTATGGTTCGTAAAGAGAGTCAGAAAAAGCAATTTGAAGATGAAAATGTAACAACTATTTTAGCAGATTTAGAAAAGGACGTTTCATTTACAACAGAAAATATTGATAAAATTATTTTCGCTGCCGGTTCTGGTGGTAAAAAAGTAGTTGCCGTAGATCAAGAAGGCGCCAAGAAGTTAATAGACGCTGGTAAGCATACAAAAGTTAAAAAGTTTGTAATGTTAAGTTCTATGGGAGCCGATAACCCAGAAAGTTCAGACACGCTTAAAGATTACTTAAAGGCAAAACAAAATGCAGATACTTATTTAAGAGAAAGTAACATGCCTTATTCTATTGTAAGACCAGGAGCCTTAAATAATGAAAAAGGAAAGGGTAAAATAGAATTGAGTAGTAAATTAAATAAATCGGGTGAAATTAGTAGAGATGATGTTGCACAAACTTTGGTGCATGCTTTACATGATACTGCAGCGGTTAATAATACTTTTGAAATAATAGCAGGAGAAATATTAATAGGTGAAGCAATACCTAGTGCATAA
- a CDS encoding M23 family metallopeptidase yields MRQTLFLFTLLAAFFGHSQEKYPKDYFRNPLGIPTILAGTFGELRSNHFHSGVDIKTQGREGLKIYAAADGYISRIKVAQFGFGKAIYITHPNGFTTVYAHISKYADKIQEYVKAIQYKKENYETGNLFFKPNQFPIKKGEVIAFSGDTGSSGGPHLHYEIRDTATEHIINPLFFGLNPIDTNPPLFQDLKIYPLNSNARINNKNKSTVISLNSIEKGQYKVGKITASGAIGFGVNVFDRLDKATNKNGIFSLEMLVNGKRFYYHDVETFSFPESKFINLLIDYPHYIKYKKKYQKTYKDDVNKLSIYKDLVNNGKLDILNGLNYNIEIIAKDYKGNASYLKIPIAGTENNTIFMQPADTTAYKIVAKNFYKFTEDNVTVAFPKNTFYEDLYLDFKVDKGVAKIHRPTIPLAKNFTLTFNVSKYSEAEKKQLYIANVKNAKYPRFQYTRKKDSTFYTTTKTLGNYALMSDTHKPKVNVLYFKDNQWISKRKTIKVKISDIGSGIKNYRATLNDEWILMEYNHKKRILTYNFSDKKLVGSKHIFKIVVSDNVGNTNTFSTTFFKKQVN; encoded by the coding sequence TTGAGACAAACCCTATTCTTATTCACCTTATTAGCTGCTTTTTTTGGTCATTCACAAGAAAAGTACCCAAAAGACTATTTTAGAAACCCTTTAGGTATCCCTACTATTTTAGCAGGTACTTTTGGTGAATTAAGAAGCAATCACTTTCATTCTGGAGTAGATATAAAAACACAAGGTAGAGAGGGACTAAAAATATATGCAGCAGCAGATGGTTATATTTCTAGAATAAAAGTTGCTCAATTTGGTTTTGGTAAAGCTATTTATATTACCCACCCAAACGGGTTTACAACAGTATATGCACACATAAGTAAATATGCTGATAAAATACAAGAGTATGTAAAAGCGATACAATACAAAAAAGAAAATTATGAAACTGGAAACTTGTTTTTTAAACCCAATCAATTTCCTATAAAAAAAGGAGAAGTTATTGCTTTTTCTGGCGATACAGGTAGTTCTGGTGGACCTCATCTACACTACGAAATAAGAGATACTGCCACAGAACACATCATCAATCCGTTGTTTTTTGGGTTGAATCCTATTGATACAAACCCACCTCTTTTTCAGGATTTAAAAATTTATCCATTAAACAGCAATGCTAGAATTAATAATAAAAATAAAAGCACTGTTATTTCTTTAAATAGTATAGAAAAAGGACAATATAAAGTCGGTAAAATCACTGCTTCTGGCGCCATTGGTTTTGGTGTAAATGTGTTTGATAGACTGGACAAAGCAACCAATAAAAATGGAATATTCAGTTTAGAAATGCTTGTAAACGGAAAACGTTTTTATTATCATGATGTAGAAACATTTTCTTTTCCAGAAAGTAAATTCATCAATCTACTTATAGATTATCCGCATTATATAAAATATAAAAAGAAGTATCAAAAAACCTATAAGGATGATGTAAATAAACTTTCTATTTATAAAGACTTAGTTAATAACGGTAAGTTAGATATTTTAAACGGACTAAATTACAACATAGAAATTATTGCAAAAGACTATAAAGGCAATGCAAGCTATTTAAAAATACCAATTGCCGGTACAGAAAATAATACAATCTTTATGCAACCAGCAGATACTACTGCCTATAAAATAGTTGCTAAAAACTTTTATAAATTTACAGAAGATAATGTAACTGTTGCTTTTCCTAAGAACACATTTTACGAAGACCTATATTTAGATTTTAAAGTTGATAAAGGCGTTGCTAAAATTCATAGACCTACCATTCCTTTAGCTAAAAATTTTACGTTAACTTTTAATGTTTCTAAATATTCTGAAGCAGAAAAAAAACAACTTTACATAGCAAATGTAAAAAACGCTAAATACCCAAGGTTTCAATATACCAGAAAAAAAGACAGTACATTTTATACCACAACAAAAACTTTGGGCAATTATGCTTTAATGTCTGATACTCATAAACCAAAAGTAAACGTATTATACTTTAAAGACAACCAATGGATTTCTAAAAGAAAAACCATAAAAGTTAAAATTTCTGATATCGGTTCTGGAATTAAAAATTACAGAGCAACGCTTAATGATGAATGGATTTTAATGGAATACAATCATAAAAAAAGAATATTAACCTATAACTTTAGTGATAAAAAATTGGTTGGTAGCAAACATATCTTTAAAATTGTAGTCTCAGACAATGTTGGAAATACCAATACCTTTTCTACAACGTTCTTTAAAAAACAAGTAAACTAA
- a CDS encoding cell division protein ZapA, giving the protein MGKLKINIVIAGRTYPLSVNNTKEEEGMRKAATAINKLISMYEENYAVSDKQDVLAMCALQFASKAEIASLEKDSTDREVVDKIKALTNLVDAHLK; this is encoded by the coding sequence GTGGGAAAACTTAAAATTAATATTGTTATAGCAGGTAGAACTTACCCTTTAAGTGTAAATAACACTAAAGAAGAAGAAGGCATGAGAAAAGCCGCAACTGCTATTAATAAATTAATTTCTATGTATGAAGAAAATTACGCAGTAAGCGATAAACAAGATGTTTTAGCTATGTGTGCGTTACAATTTGCTTCAAAAGCAGAAATAGCTTCATTAGAAAAGGATTCTACAGATAGAGAAGTAGTAGATAAAATAAAAGCGTTGACTAATTTAGTTGATGCTCATTTAAAATAA
- a CDS encoding RNA polymerase sigma factor, producing MEKNSITDSLLVTDYIKGDEAALAVLIKRHQQRLFSFIYSKVKDRDITEDVFQDTFIKVIRTLKKGTYNEEGKFLPWVMRIAHNLVIDHFRKTNRMPSFKNTNEFDIFSVLGDGNLNAEKQIIKDQIHTDVRELINELPEEQKEVLIMRMYKDMSFKEISENTGVSINTALGRMRYALINMRKLIEKHKIILVD from the coding sequence ATGGAAAAAAACTCAATTACAGATAGTCTTTTAGTAACCGATTACATTAAAGGTGATGAAGCTGCTTTAGCGGTTTTAATTAAAAGACATCAACAAAGACTGTTTAGCTTTATTTATAGTAAAGTTAAAGATAGAGATATTACAGAAGACGTTTTTCAAGACACATTTATAAAAGTTATTAGAACTCTAAAAAAAGGAACCTATAATGAGGAAGGTAAATTTTTACCTTGGGTTATGAGAATTGCTCATAATTTGGTGATAGATCATTTTAGAAAAACAAATAGAATGCCTTCTTTTAAAAATACAAATGAATTTGATATTTTTTCTGTGTTAGGAGATGGAAACCTAAATGCTGAAAAACAAATTATAAAAGATCAGATACATACAGATGTTAGAGAGCTTATAAACGAATTACCAGAAGAACAAAAAGAGGTTTTGATAATGCGTATGTATAAAGATATGAGTTTTAAAGAAATTAGCGAAAATACTGGTGTTAGCATTAATACAGCATTGGGTAGAATGCGCTATGCACTTATAAACATGCGCAAGTTAATAGAGAAGCATAAAATTATTTTAGTAGATTAA